In Geobacillus kaustophilus, a genomic segment contains:
- a CDS encoding YuzB family protein, whose protein sequence is MILPIIEFCISNLASGSYKAMEMLEKDPNLDIIEYSCLSYCTRCAETLFALVNGEFVSGETPEQLVENIYRHLEENPMF, encoded by the coding sequence ATGATATTGCCAATCATCGAATTTTGCATCAGCAACTTAGCGAGCGGGTCGTACAAAGCAATGGAAATGTTGGAAAAGGATCCGAACTTGGACATCATTGAATACAGTTGCTTAAGCTATTGCACACGCTGCGCGGAAACGCTGTTTGCGCTCGTCAACGGCGAGTTTGTCAGCGGCGAAACGCCCGAGCAGCTCGTCGAAAATATTTACCGGCATCTCGAGGAAAACCCAATGTTTTGA